The [Pseudomonas] carboxydohydrogena genome includes a window with the following:
- the lptM gene encoding LPS translocon maturation chaperone LptM, whose protein sequence is MNRLVSHVSWSKLAALGLILSACALGGCGRKGPLDLPPGAALTPSQTEVEGSNTQTYRSQASPGSSADETLFAPSGSQGGRQMVAPRGEKKRIILDPILD, encoded by the coding sequence GTGAACCGTCTCGTTTCTCACGTTTCCTGGTCGAAGCTCGCTGCGCTTGGGTTGATTCTGTCGGCCTGCGCACTTGGCGGCTGCGGCCGGAAGGGACCGCTCGATCTGCCGCCCGGCGCTGCGCTGACACCCTCGCAGACCGAGGTCGAGGGCAGCAACACGCAGACCTATCGTTCGCAGGCATCGCCCGGTTCGTCGGCCGACGAGACGCTCTTTGCGCCGTCCGGAAGTCAGGGCGGCAGGCAGATGGTCGCGCCTCGCGGCGAGAAGAAGCGCATTATTCTCGATCCGATCCTGGATTGA
- the lysA gene encoding diaminopimelate decarboxylase yields the protein MHHFHYRNGVLHAEDVDIGRLAESVGTPFYCYSTATLERHYRVFIEAFAGLDTLVCYAMKANSNQSVLRTLARLGAGADVVSGGELMRARAAGIPAEKIVFSGVGKTEDELRQALAGNILCINVESEPELDLLSRIAHETGHTARISLRLNPDIGAGGHAKISTGKSENKFGIPLDGARAVYARAAKLPGIRVTGVDMHIGSQITDLGPMESAFTLLVDFVRTLRADGHAIDHIDFGGGLGIPYESDLPVPPAPDAYAEVVRRVTRGFDCTLMFEPGRMIVGNAGILVSRVIYVKHGEARNFVIIDAAMNDLIRPTLYEAHHDIIPVRKASSPGDGIVADVVGPVCETGDYLALGRHLPALKAGDLVAVMSSGAYGAVQAGTYNTRALVPEVLVKGDQYAVVRPRIDAAQLIAMDRIAPWL from the coding sequence ATGCATCACTTCCATTATCGTAACGGCGTTCTTCATGCCGAGGACGTCGATATAGGCCGTCTGGCGGAGAGCGTCGGCACGCCGTTCTATTGCTATTCGACCGCGACGCTGGAGCGGCACTACCGCGTGTTCATCGAGGCATTCGCGGGTCTCGACACGCTCGTGTGCTACGCCATGAAGGCGAATTCCAACCAGTCGGTGCTGCGCACGCTGGCGCGGCTCGGCGCGGGCGCGGATGTCGTCTCGGGCGGCGAATTGATGCGCGCGCGCGCCGCGGGCATCCCGGCTGAGAAGATCGTGTTCTCCGGCGTCGGCAAGACGGAAGACGAGTTGCGTCAGGCGCTCGCCGGGAACATCCTCTGCATTAATGTCGAGTCCGAGCCCGAACTCGATCTGCTCTCGCGCATCGCGCACGAGACCGGCCACACCGCGCGCATTTCGCTGCGGCTCAATCCCGATATCGGCGCGGGCGGCCACGCCAAGATTTCCACCGGCAAGTCGGAGAACAAGTTCGGGATTCCGCTGGACGGCGCGCGCGCGGTCTATGCGCGGGCGGCGAAGCTGCCGGGCATTCGCGTCACCGGCGTCGACATGCATATCGGCAGCCAGATCACCGATCTCGGCCCGATGGAGTCGGCCTTCACGCTGCTGGTCGATTTCGTGCGCACCTTGCGCGCCGACGGTCATGCGATCGATCACATCGATTTTGGCGGCGGCCTCGGCATTCCCTATGAGAGCGACCTGCCGGTGCCGCCGGCGCCGGATGCTTATGCGGAGGTGGTCAGGCGCGTCACCAGGGGATTCGACTGCACCCTGATGTTCGAGCCCGGGCGGATGATCGTCGGCAATGCCGGAATTCTCGTCAGCCGCGTGATCTATGTGAAGCATGGCGAGGCGCGCAATTTCGTCATCATCGACGCGGCGATGAACGATTTGATCCGGCCGACGCTGTACGAGGCGCATCACGACATCATTCCCGTGCGCAAGGCATCGTCTCCGGGGGATGGCATCGTGGCCGACGTGGTCGGACCGGTGTGCGAAACCGGCGATTACCTCGCGCTCGGGCGTCATCTGCCCGCACTGAAGGCGGGCGATCTCGTGGCGGTGATGTCGTCGGGGGCCTATGGCGCGGTGCAGGCCGGCACCTACAATACCCGCGCTCTGGTGCCGGAGGTTCTGGTCAAGGGCGATCAATATGCCGTGGTCCGCCCGCGCATCGATGCCGCGCAATTGATCGCGATGGACCGGATCGCGCCCTGGCTCTAA